In one Brassica oleracea var. oleracea cultivar TO1000 chromosome C9, BOL, whole genome shotgun sequence genomic region, the following are encoded:
- the LOC106317552 gene encoding uncharacterized protein LOC106317552 — protein MKPAWLDALYAEKFFVGCPYHETAKKNEKNVCCLDCCISLCPHCVPSHRYHRLLQVRRYVYHEVIRLEDLQKLIDCSNVQAYTINSAKVVFIKKRPQNRQFKGAGNYCTSCDRSLQEPFIHCSLGCKVEFVMKRYRDITPFIKPCHTLTLGPDYIIPQDLHADDNMAAYETPRSTVVDGDDSMSWSSTSSELGDAATTTHVVRKKRTGFCFCAKSANSYKAVSEDPDDISNCINRRKGIPQRSPLC, from the exons AAACCGGCATGGTTGGATGCGCTTTACGCAGAGAAATTCTTCGTGGGATGTCCGTACCATGAGACGGCAAAGAAAAACGAGAAGAACGTGTGTTGTCTTGATTGTTGCATCAGTCTCTGTCCTCACTGTGTACCCTCACATAGATATCACAGACTCCTTCAGGTTCGCCGCTATGTGTATCACGAGGTTATTCGGCTTGAAGATCTTCAAAAACTCATCGACTGCTCTAACGTTCAA GCTTATACAATAAATAGTGCCAAAGTGGTGTTCATCAAGAAGAGACCACAGAATAGACAATTCAAAGGAGCTGGTAACTACTGCACTTCATGTGACCGAAGTCTTCAAGAACCTTTTATCCATTGCTCACTGGGCTGTAAG GTGGAGTTCGTGATGAAACGTTACAGGGATATAACTCCATTCATAAAGCCATGTCACACTCTTACCCTAGGTCCTGACTACATCATCCCACAAGACTTACACGCAGATGATAATATGGCTGCCTACGAGACTCCACGATCAACGGTCGTAGACGGTGATGATTCCATGAGCTGGTCGTCGACTTCCTCCGAACTAGGAGATGCTGCGACCACCACCCATGTCGTTAGGAAAAAGCGAACTGGTTTCTGCTTCTGTGCCAAATCGGCTAATAGTTATAAAGCAGTTTCGGAGGATCCTGACGATATTTCCAATTGCATCAATCGGCGCAAAGGCATTCCTCAACGATCTCCTCTCTGTTAA